The window CGGAATCTCGGACACCTTTCCTGAGCTGAGTGATAATCTCGTGGAGGCCCCTACCAAAGGGCTGCCATCTGTCAGCCCAGCTCCCGCTAAAAAGAGATGAATTGCGCTCCTCCTCGGTGACAATTTTTGATTTTGCCCAGCGCGAACTGGATGCTTTCTACACTCCTGATTTGGGGGAGTTTCTTGCTAAGGGCCGTGTAGGACCCAGTATATTTGCATCCTTTCTGCCCGCTTTCTCGGCGGCAATGATGCACAGTTCTGGTTTGATTCTCAACGACGCAGCGGCTTTGTTCCTGGCGCCAGACGGGGGAGGAAAAACCACGGTAGTGAGACATTCGACCGCTGGGACTACTATCTTATGTGACGATCAGAACATCCTCAAGAAAGGGGGTGATGCAGTCATTGTATATAGCACTCCTTGGGGATTGTACACGAACGGTCCTAAACAGGCTAGGTTAGGAGGGCTCTTCCTACTGGAACAGGCGGAGCATTTTAAATTGATCCCTTTAAAACCGGTGGACGCACTGGAATACTTGTGGTACGAGCATCAGGGCCGCCTTTTCCTTCCTAGAAGCCTCAGGACACGGGCCTTTGAAATCCTCTACGATATCTGTTACCAGGCCCCCGTGTATCGGATGCGCTTCCCGAAGGATTACGTGGACTGGGATGTCATTGACGCCGCTATGGCGAGATAGATGGCATTTTGTGTCATTCTGAGTGAGCGGAGCGAGCGAGGAATCTCGTTCCGTTCGTTTTCCTCTTTTAGAGATTTAGTCCATGAAGATGTCTAGCAGCGGTAAAGCCCTGGTGAGCGTTTGTATACCATCCTACAATGCTTCCAGGTACATTGGGGAAACGATAAGGAGCGTTCTGGATTCTACATACTCAAATCTGGAGATCATCATCAACGACGATGTTTCTACGGATAAAACGAGAGAAATCGTCGAGTCCTTTAGCAATAGAAGGGTTTGCTTCTTCCAGAATGAAAGTAATTTGGGGGTGCCCAAGAATTGGAACCGCGTCTTGGAAAAGGCATCGGGAGAATTTGTTGGACTGCTGAACCACGACGACCTCTACGGTCCGTTTTGGCTTACATTTGCGGTTCACGTGTTGGAGAAGCATCCACACGTTGGCTGGGTGGCAACAGCGTTTCGCATAATTGATGACAAAGATCAAACGCTCGATGTTGTGTCACGCCTTGCCGAGACGGGGGAATATAGCCGTAACGAAGCGTTCCTCTGCGTAGCCAAATTGGATGGATTAGGACCAGGGTACATTGCCCGACGAGAAATCCTGGAGGAAGTTGGCTACTACGACGAGGTTGCCGGTCCTAGTGCTGACAACGATCTATTTCTCCGCTTGGCGTCGAGATACCCCCTTTATTATTCCAACTACCCTCATGCTGCCTGGCGATTGCATGCCGACAATCTAACGCACAGATGGGGGCCTATTGAGCAGACCACCGAAGGCCTTAGAATGCTGAACAAGATATTCAGCAACGATGCCCTTCCGGAAGAACTACGCAAACATAAGAAGTCTTGTTATATCTACTATTACCATAAGGTGTTAGTTGGGATCAGGGAGTTGCTGAAGAAAGGCGATCTTGAGACTGTTCAACATCTTATTCGCCTCTTGTATACTAACGGATACAGGGATAGTGAGATTAATACCGGATAAGGATAACATCCGCTTCTACCGTGGTCGCAGTATGGGGGGTACCTTTTGCCTCGGCGATTGCCTAAGGGTGGCACCTGTATCCCTGATTGACGTCCGTCTTGGTGACGTCGTAATGTATAGGGGGACTAATCATCAGGGCGAAGCGGATGAGCTGGTGCACCGGGTGTTGGCTGTGGTGCCGGGTGGGCTGGTCACGCGTGGTGATAATAACCCCTGCGCCGACACAACCTTAGTGACCGCAGACAACCTGTTGGGGCGGGTGACGCACATCGAGCGTGATGGCAAAATGCTACCAGTGCGTGGCGGACGATTGGGTCTGCTACGCTCCCAGATCTTTCACGCCCGACAACCTGTCTGGAGATTGATCAAGTGCGTGGTACGCAGGCCTTATCGCTGGTTGCGAAAAAGCGGCTTTGTCGCCCGAGTGTGGCAGCCATCTATGGTGAAGGTATGCCTGATTACTGAGAAGGGTCCCTTGGTCAAGTACGTCTGCGGGAGGCGGACGGTGGCGTGTTGGTGGCCAGAGAAGGGTCTTTTCGAATGCCAGAAGCCTTATGATCTTGTGCTTCGGCGTGAGGATCTGGCTAACTAGGTTTTACTATCTGGATCACTTTGAAATCACTGGAGCCGGCGGGGAGGGTCGAACTCTCAACCTACTGATTACAAAACGGTTGTTAGGCACCCTAGTATATGCAGGCATCCAAAATACCGAGAACCTCATTTAATATTTTTAAAGGTGCTTTCTCAACATATTTGACTTTTCGGCTTACGAAATCAATAGATTTGACTTGTTCAAC of the Deltaproteobacteria bacterium genome contains:
- a CDS encoding glycosyltransferase; translation: MKMSSSGKALVSVCIPSYNASRYIGETIRSVLDSTYSNLEIIINDDVSTDKTREIVESFSNRRVCFFQNESNLGVPKNWNRVLEKASGEFVGLLNHDDLYGPFWLTFAVHVLEKHPHVGWVATAFRIIDDKDQTLDVVSRLAETGEYSRNEAFLCVAKLDGLGPGYIARREILEEVGYYDEVAGPSADNDLFLRLASRYPLYYSNYPHAAWRLHADNLTHRWGPIEQTTEGLRMLNKIFSNDALPEELRKHKKSCYIYYYHKVLVGIRELLKKGDLETVQHLIRLLYTNGYRDSEINTG